From a region of the Cyprinus carpio isolate SPL01 chromosome A18, ASM1834038v1, whole genome shotgun sequence genome:
- the LOC109108869 gene encoding ras and EF-hand domain-containing protein-like isoform X2, with amino-acid sequence MNQTDLRRLFAVCDGDKSGRVEYEDFTSVCRELNVPADEIRTLFNKFDLDGDGFINFNDFSSSFQEVSEALNLALLGNSLQVQRSAWDEFENALDGDVAFYLGRQWDELRELYEQIHSTSDELVLQQYEDLIKALVAESKENRMESEQLETSLRRTEELTSGQLVEMEEDLQQQLARTEERVREEEQKKLDESIAMLQVKHENELADLHTTIERLTKQYQEELKLNSPREDDIKLRAQIGDLMQENEELRSSLMKAQINVSILQVELDKLKNAFTDQKLQHERESDDLKKMVMEYQSYSNQIESLQEMNKTLYDSNDGLRSALSQDNASMKRRLSPKNEVPPRKIKPLRQSTMNQSGFTNEEDTMALVKFWADKYLDSGVSIQTDTEPMSSSNYCSDDSHNSVETMHHSYSFIPSELEVSEEKSEVLGTVARSTSGSISSSLRRRLSAFPVKQIEEDLHDAEDLAPVYRLVLAGDAGSGKSSFLLRLCLNEFRGDIQTTLEDACRWRENKPSDLGHCWTGKVPQHRQVIFSQSTWSATVVRCHI; translated from the exons ATGAACCAAACTGACCTTCGGAGACTTTTTGCAGTGTGTGAtggggataaatcaggaagagtGGAATACGAGGACTTCACCAGTGTTTGCCGAGAGCTTAATGTGCCTGCGGACGAGATcaggactttattcaacaagtttGATCTGGACGGGGACGGATTCATTAATTTCAACGATTTTTCGTCAAGCTTTCAGGAAGTTTCCGAAGCCCTCAATTTGGCTTTGTTGGGAAACAGTTTGCAAGTTCAGAGAAGCGCTTGGGATGAGTTTGAAAACGCATTAGACGGAGATGTGGCCTTTTATTTGGGAAG GCAGTGGGATGAATTGAGGGAGCTGTATGAACAGATCCACTCCACATCAGATGAGCTGGTACTGCAGCAATATGAGGATCTCATCAAGGCTCTTGTGGCTGAGAGCAAAGAGAACAGGATGGAGAGTGAACAACTTGAGACTAGTCTACGAAG GACAGAGGAACTGACCAGCGGTCAGTTAGTGGAGATGGAGGAGGACTTGCAGCAGCAACTGGCCCGCACAGAAGAAAGGGTCCGGGAAGAG GAGCAAAAGAAATTGGACGAATCCATTGCTATGCTCCAAGTCAAGCATGAGAATGAACTGGCAGATCTGCACACAACAATAGAGAGGCTCACAAAG CAATATCAAGAGGAGTTGAAATTAAACAGCCCCAGGGAAGATGACATCAAATTGAGAGCACAGATTGGAGATCTGATGCAG GAGAATGAGGAGCTGAGAAGTTCTCTAATGAAAGCCCAGATAAACGTCTCCATTCTCCAGGTTGAGTTGGACAAGTTGAAGAATGCCTTCACTGACCAGAAACTCCAACACGAGAG aGAAAGCGATGACCTTAAGAAGATGGTGATGGAGTACCAGTCTTATTCCAACCAAATAGAATCCCTCCA GGAAATGAACAAAACCTTGTATGACAGCAATGATGGGTTACGCTCTGCACTGAGCCAGGATAATGCCTCTATGAAAAGACGG CTCTCACCAAAAAATGAAGTTCCTCCTAGGAAGATTAAACCACTTCGACAGAGTACAATGAATCAGAGCGG ttttactaatgAAGAGGACACTATGGCCCTAGTGAAGTTCTGGGCTGATAAATATTTGGATAGTGGCGTGTCCATTCAGACAGACACCGAGCCGATGTCAAGCAGCAATTATTGCAGTGACGACAGCCATAATTCAGTGGAGACCATGCATCATAGTTACTCTTTTATTCCATCTGAGTTGGAG GTGTCAGAGGAGAAGTCTGAAGTTTTGGGAACTGTAGCTCGTAGCACATCTGGCTCAATATCCTCCTCTCTTCGGCGGCGGTTGTCTGCTTTTCCTGTCAAG CAAATTGAAGAAGACTTGCATGACGCTGAAGATCTTGCTCCAGTGTACCGTCTGGTGTTGGCTGGGGATGCCGGGTCAGGAAAATCCAGCTTTTTACTACGATTGTGTCTCAATGAATTTAGAGGAGATATACAAACCACTCTTG AAGATGCTTGTAGATGGAGAGAAAACAAACCTTCAGATCTGGGACACTGCTGGACAGGAAAG GTTCCGCAGCATCGCCAAGTCATATTTTCGCAAAGCACATGGAGTGCTACTGTTGTACGATGTCACATCTGA
- the LOC109108869 gene encoding ras and EF-hand domain-containing protein-like isoform X1, translating into MNQTDLRRLFAVCDGDKSGRVEYEDFTSVCRELNVPADEIRTLFNKFDLDGDGFINFNDFSSSFQEVSEALNLALLGNSLQVQRSAWDEFENALDGDVAFYLGRQWDELRELYEQIHSTSDELVLQQYEDLIKALVAESKENRMESEQLETSLRRTEELTSGQLVEMEEDLQQQLARTEERVREEEQKKLDESIAMLQVKHENELADLHTTIERLTKQYQEELKLNSPREDDIKLRAQIGDLMQENEELRSSLMKAQINVSILQVELDKLKNAFTDQKLQHERESDDLKKMVMEYQSYSNQIESLQEMNKTLYDSNDGLRSALSQDNASMKRRLSPKNEVPPRKIKPLRQSTMNQSGFTNEEDTMALVKFWADKYLDSGVSIQTDTEPMSSSNYCSDDSHNSVETMHHSYSFIPSELEVSEEKSEVLGTVARSTSGSISSSLRRRLSAFPVKQIEEDLHDAEDLAPVYRLVLAGDAGSGKSSFLLRLCLNEFRGDIQTTLGVDFQIKKMLVDGEKTNLQIWDTAGQERFRSIAKSYFRKAHGVLLLYDVTSESSFLNVREWVEQIRESTDEDIPMCIIGNKVDLRAERPEGSCVSAFHGEKLAMAYNALFCEASAKEGTNVIEAVLHLAREVKKHAKLGRRSESQVKLSCLKRKKMLSNCCGV; encoded by the exons ATGAACCAAACTGACCTTCGGAGACTTTTTGCAGTGTGTGAtggggataaatcaggaagagtGGAATACGAGGACTTCACCAGTGTTTGCCGAGAGCTTAATGTGCCTGCGGACGAGATcaggactttattcaacaagtttGATCTGGACGGGGACGGATTCATTAATTTCAACGATTTTTCGTCAAGCTTTCAGGAAGTTTCCGAAGCCCTCAATTTGGCTTTGTTGGGAAACAGTTTGCAAGTTCAGAGAAGCGCTTGGGATGAGTTTGAAAACGCATTAGACGGAGATGTGGCCTTTTATTTGGGAAG GCAGTGGGATGAATTGAGGGAGCTGTATGAACAGATCCACTCCACATCAGATGAGCTGGTACTGCAGCAATATGAGGATCTCATCAAGGCTCTTGTGGCTGAGAGCAAAGAGAACAGGATGGAGAGTGAACAACTTGAGACTAGTCTACGAAG GACAGAGGAACTGACCAGCGGTCAGTTAGTGGAGATGGAGGAGGACTTGCAGCAGCAACTGGCCCGCACAGAAGAAAGGGTCCGGGAAGAG GAGCAAAAGAAATTGGACGAATCCATTGCTATGCTCCAAGTCAAGCATGAGAATGAACTGGCAGATCTGCACACAACAATAGAGAGGCTCACAAAG CAATATCAAGAGGAGTTGAAATTAAACAGCCCCAGGGAAGATGACATCAAATTGAGAGCACAGATTGGAGATCTGATGCAG GAGAATGAGGAGCTGAGAAGTTCTCTAATGAAAGCCCAGATAAACGTCTCCATTCTCCAGGTTGAGTTGGACAAGTTGAAGAATGCCTTCACTGACCAGAAACTCCAACACGAGAG aGAAAGCGATGACCTTAAGAAGATGGTGATGGAGTACCAGTCTTATTCCAACCAAATAGAATCCCTCCA GGAAATGAACAAAACCTTGTATGACAGCAATGATGGGTTACGCTCTGCACTGAGCCAGGATAATGCCTCTATGAAAAGACGG CTCTCACCAAAAAATGAAGTTCCTCCTAGGAAGATTAAACCACTTCGACAGAGTACAATGAATCAGAGCGG ttttactaatgAAGAGGACACTATGGCCCTAGTGAAGTTCTGGGCTGATAAATATTTGGATAGTGGCGTGTCCATTCAGACAGACACCGAGCCGATGTCAAGCAGCAATTATTGCAGTGACGACAGCCATAATTCAGTGGAGACCATGCATCATAGTTACTCTTTTATTCCATCTGAGTTGGAG GTGTCAGAGGAGAAGTCTGAAGTTTTGGGAACTGTAGCTCGTAGCACATCTGGCTCAATATCCTCCTCTCTTCGGCGGCGGTTGTCTGCTTTTCCTGTCAAG CAAATTGAAGAAGACTTGCATGACGCTGAAGATCTTGCTCCAGTGTACCGTCTGGTGTTGGCTGGGGATGCCGGGTCAGGAAAATCCAGCTTTTTACTACGATTGTGTCTCAATGAATTTAGAGGAGATATACAAACCACTCTTG GTGTTGATTTTCAAATCAAGAAGATGCTTGTAGATGGAGAGAAAACAAACCTTCAGATCTGGGACACTGCTGGACAGGAAAG GTTCCGCAGCATCGCCAAGTCATATTTTCGCAAAGCACATGGAGTGCTACTGTTGTACGATGTCACATCTGAGAGCAGTTTCCTGAATGTTCGTGAATGGGTGGAGCAGATTCGG GAGTCAACAGATGAGGACATCCCAATGTGTATAATAGGGAACAAGGTAGATTTGAGGGCAGAGAGGCCAGAGGGAAGCTGTGTGAGTGCGTTCCATGGGGAAAAGCTTGCTATG GCTTATAACGCCCTGTTCTGCGAAGCAAGTGCTAAAGAGGGGACAAATGTCATTGAGGCAGTTTTACATTTAGCAAG AGAAGTCAAGAAACATGCAAAACTGGGGCGGAGGTCAGAGTCACAGGTTAAGCTGAGTTGCCTTAAACGGAAGAAGATGCTGAGCAACTGCTGTGGAGTCTAA